From the genome of uncultured Methanobacterium sp.:
TGAAGATCACGGAGGTTACTAAATTGCAAGACAAGATTGGAAAAGTTATTGAAAATATCGAAAAATGCGGTACTAAATTCGTTAGGCTGCAGTTTGTGGACATACACGGGACTCCCAAGAACATGGCGATTCCCCTGGTGAAACCAGACGATATAGAAGACATTATCAAAGACGGACTGTTATTTGACGGTTCATCAGTAGAAGGATTTGTGGACATCAACAACAGTGACCTGGTAATAAAACCAGACCCAGACACCTTCTCCGCCCTCCCATGGAGACCTGAAGAAAAGGGTGTTTGCAGATTCATATGTGACATCTACTGGCCAGATGGAACACCTTTCGAAGGAGACCCAAGGTACATACTGAAAAAGACCCTGGAAAAAGCCGAAAAAATGGGCTATGAATACAACGTGGGTCCAGAACCAGAATTCTTCATAGTGGATATGGATGAAGAAGGAATTGTTTACCCCCACGATGAAGGTGTTTACTTCGATGTGGAACCAGTAGACCAGGGAACCGACATGAGAAGAGAACTAGTCCTAGGACTGGAAGAACTCAACTTCGAAGTGGAAGTAAGCCACCACGAAGTCGGACCAGGACAGCACGAAATCGATTTCAAATTCGACAACGCCCTTAAAACTGCAGATGCAGTAATAACATTTAAACAGGCCATCAAAGCCATAGCCGACAAATTAGGCTCAATGGTCACTTTCATGCCCAAACCATTCTTCGGAGTGAACGGTAGCGGA
Proteins encoded in this window:
- the glnA gene encoding type I glutamate--ammonia ligase — translated: MQDKIGKVIENIEKCGTKFVRLQFVDIHGTPKNMAIPLVKPDDIEDIIKDGLLFDGSSVEGFVDINNSDLVIKPDPDTFSALPWRPEEKGVCRFICDIYWPDGTPFEGDPRYILKKTLEKAEKMGYEYNVGPEPEFFIVDMDEEGIVYPHDEGVYFDVEPVDQGTDMRRELVLGLEELNFEVEVSHHEVGPGQHEIDFKFDNALKTADAVITFKQAIKAIADKLGSMVTFMPKPFFGVNGSGMHCHQSLFKDGKNVFFDPDSENQLSDEALYFTGGLLKHSKALSAIVAPSVNSYKRLVPGYEAPVYIAYGLQNRSTLVRIPASRGNGTRVEFRCPDPSCNPYLAFAAMLEAGMDGIKNQINPGEPTEIDVFELSPEELKPLGIDTLPSSLWEAYHALEKDEVVKASLGDHVYNQFYALKRKEWDDYRIQVFQYELDKYLQI